A genomic stretch from Arachis stenosperma cultivar V10309 chromosome 3, arast.V10309.gnm1.PFL2, whole genome shotgun sequence includes:
- the LOC130968874 gene encoding rac-like GTP-binding protein RAC13, producing MSTARFIKCVTVGDGAVGKTCMLISYTSNTFPTDYVPTVFDNFSANVVVDGSTVNVGLWDTAGQEDYNRLRPLSYRGADVFLLCFSLISKASYENISKKWIPELRHYAPNVPIVLVGTKLDLREDKQFFVDHPGATRITTAQGEELKKMIGAITYIECSSKTQQNVKIVFDSAIKVALRPQKPKKKPRKRRTCFFF from the exons ATGAGTACGGCCAGATTTATCAAGTGTGTCACTGTTGGAGATGGTGCAGTTGGAAAGACATGCATGCTTATATCCTATACAAGCAATACCTTTCCCACC GATTATGTTCCAACAGTGTTTGACAACTTCAGTGCTAATGTGGTGGTGGATGGTAGTACTGTCAATGTTGGTTTATGGGATACTGCAG GACAGGAAGATTACAACAGGCTAAGGCCCTTAAGCTACAGAGGAGCTGATGTGTTTTTATTATGCTTTTCTTTAATCAGTAAAGCCAGTTATGAGAACATTTCCAAAAAG TGGATACCTGAACTGAGACATTATGCTCCAAATGTGCCTATTGTGCTGGTTGGAACAAAACTGG ATTTGAGGGAAGACAAGCAATTTTTCGTTGATCATCCTGGAGCTACAAGAATAACAACTGCTCAG ggtgaagaattgaagaagatGATTGGTGCAATCACCTACATAGAGTGCAGTTCTAAAACACAGCAG AATGTGAAGATAGTTTTTGACTCTGCAATAAAAGTTGCACTGAGACCacaaaaaccaaagaaaaaacCACGCAAGAGAAGGACTTGTTTTTTCTTCTAA